One genomic region from Jilunia laotingensis encodes:
- a CDS encoding ATP-binding protein, with protein MMALEIKKIVLSVVLMLALFPSLNFASSIPTNASSNTILIINSYASNTQWSDNLITPIYLEYTAQTEKHIHLYTEHMNMLTINDNEALQAYKQQFREKYAGLTPKMIIILGASAWMLLNEEIERYWKSIPIIICSKKDYFSPQKAYLEKTFVPQDERIPIDSYQSNLPLTIFHTPCYVKETLELMKTLKPDMEEVVFMSDRHYINAQYREEVNETMKSQYPDVHVRHLIAGDITNDDLIDSLRQLTAKSCVLYASWYSEVNQQGNLILSSDISKVLSNYSKVPIFTLNHYHVSLTNGLIGGVYHKDDILNEKLLGTIKQELDNPHKAGVRVVRMPHPGPIMNYPDLINLGLDIDRCPSDTYFYNEPPTLVEKLEKNWYYIVLICLLAFCLYVFWQKKIAKEREARLAAMDEYNNLFENMPIIYIKEELIYDKDGHITDFIYRKVNPSFEQYITPSHKIIGKKYSEIGKQHDGLMDLYNSLNDKKEISFQYYVEHNQTYLTVIISHSTKKGFVDVFCVNNTELAQTQQMLRSANHKLSAALDVANITPWKWDLEKKLILCDVNRPVEISKSNPTSEQLLSVPDSCYFSNICKQDIDRVKASYQKLIDGEVSKIKEEFRVISKKGNSLHYEWVEVQATVDERDSTGKAKTLVGSSLMITKRKAMEDDLIKAKEKAEESNRLKSAFLANMSHEIRTPLNAIVGFSGILATAEDNEEEEKQEYVQIIENNNNLLLQLINDILDLSKIEAGVIEFMYSNVDVNELFLNMEESAKMRNKTEDVLISYKCTMPECYISTDKNRLTQVVTNLLNNAMKFTKQGSIEFGYTLQNDNTLYFYVSDTGCGISEDQISSVFERFVKLNTFAQGTGLGLSICQTIIEGMGGKIGVNSKAGEGSTFWFTLPYLQVNKTNIGENGEHAIIRSIDSKEKLTILIAEDNESNYKLFESVLKKEYNLIHAWDGEEAVELFKEHNPHLVLMDISMPKMNGYEATRKIREISTDIPVMAVTAFAYAEDEQHILDSGFNAYTSKPIQPGILQKQIVGLLKKHFMFLY; from the coding sequence ATGATGGCTTTAGAAATTAAGAAAATAGTACTGTCAGTTGTCCTCATGCTGGCTCTGTTCCCCTCTTTAAATTTTGCTTCTTCCATCCCGACGAACGCCTCATCCAATACGATCCTGATAATCAATTCCTATGCCTCCAACACCCAATGGAGCGACAACCTCATTACACCGATATATTTGGAATATACAGCACAGACCGAAAAACACATACATTTATATACGGAGCATATGAATATGCTTACTATCAATGACAATGAAGCCTTGCAAGCATACAAACAACAATTCAGAGAAAAATACGCGGGACTAACTCCCAAAATGATCATCATATTAGGAGCATCGGCTTGGATGTTATTGAATGAAGAGATAGAAAGATATTGGAAAAGTATACCTATCATCATTTGTAGCAAGAAAGATTATTTCAGTCCTCAGAAAGCATATCTGGAAAAGACCTTCGTGCCACAAGACGAAAGAATACCGATAGATAGTTATCAAAGCAATTTGCCATTGACTATTTTCCATACCCCCTGTTATGTTAAAGAAACATTGGAACTGATGAAAACACTCAAGCCGGATATGGAAGAGGTTGTTTTTATGTCGGACAGACATTATATCAATGCCCAATACCGGGAAGAGGTCAATGAAACCATGAAAAGCCAGTATCCGGACGTACATGTACGCCACTTAATTGCCGGAGACATTACAAATGATGACTTGATAGACTCATTGAGACAACTGACAGCAAAATCATGTGTGCTATATGCTTCCTGGTATAGCGAAGTGAATCAACAGGGCAACCTTATACTCTCTTCCGATATATCGAAAGTACTGAGCAATTACTCGAAAGTACCCATCTTCACACTGAACCACTATCATGTTTCTTTAACCAACGGATTGATCGGAGGGGTTTACCACAAAGACGACATTTTAAATGAAAAATTACTGGGCACCATAAAGCAAGAGCTAGACAATCCTCATAAAGCAGGCGTACGTGTGGTAAGAATGCCACATCCCGGACCGATCATGAATTATCCCGACCTCATAAATCTGGGACTGGACATAGACCGTTGTCCATCCGACACTTACTTCTACAATGAACCTCCTACACTGGTGGAAAAATTAGAAAAGAACTGGTATTACATTGTCTTGATTTGTCTTCTTGCATTTTGCTTATATGTTTTTTGGCAAAAAAAGATAGCAAAAGAACGGGAAGCACGACTGGCTGCAATGGACGAATATAACAACCTGTTTGAAAACATGCCGATCATTTATATCAAAGAAGAGCTGATTTACGATAAAGACGGACATATTACCGATTTTATTTACAGGAAGGTAAATCCGTCCTTCGAACAATATATTACACCAAGCCACAAAATCATAGGAAAAAAATACAGCGAAATCGGTAAACAACATGATGGACTGATGGACTTGTACAATTCTTTGAACGATAAAAAAGAGATCTCCTTCCAATATTATGTGGAACATAACCAAACTTATCTTACTGTCATCATTAGTCACTCCACTAAAAAAGGTTTTGTCGACGTTTTCTGCGTGAACAATACCGAACTGGCACAGACGCAACAGATGCTACGTTCTGCCAACCATAAACTTTCCGCTGCCCTCGATGTGGCCAATATAACTCCTTGGAAATGGGATCTGGAAAAGAAATTGATTTTATGCGATGTCAACCGTCCTGTCGAAATCAGTAAAAGCAATCCTACCAGCGAACAGCTATTATCCGTACCGGATTCCTGCTATTTTTCTAATATCTGCAAACAAGACATAGACCGCGTGAAAGCCTCCTATCAAAAGCTTATCGATGGAGAAGTCTCTAAAATCAAGGAAGAGTTCCGGGTGATTTCTAAAAAGGGGAATTCACTCCATTATGAATGGGTGGAAGTACAAGCTACTGTTGACGAACGGGATTCGACCGGCAAAGCCAAAACCCTTGTCGGATCGTCTTTAATGATTACCAAACGAAAAGCGATGGAAGACGACCTGATAAAAGCTAAAGAAAAAGCGGAAGAGTCCAATCGCCTGAAATCGGCCTTCCTAGCTAACATGAGTCATGAAATCCGTACCCCGCTGAATGCCATCGTTGGTTTCTCCGGTATACTAGCCACAGCAGAGGATAATGAGGAAGAAGAAAAACAGGAATATGTACAGATCATTGAAAACAACAACAATTTATTGCTCCAACTTATCAACGATATACTCGATCTCTCCAAGATTGAAGCAGGCGTGATCGAATTCATGTACAGCAATGTAGATGTCAATGAACTGTTCCTCAATATGGAAGAATCTGCCAAAATGCGAAATAAAACAGAAGATGTCCTGATTTCATATAAATGTACAATGCCCGAATGCTACATCAGCACCGACAAAAACCGCTTGACGCAGGTAGTCACCAACTTGCTCAATAACGCCATGAAATTTACCAAACAAGGAAGCATCGAATTCGGTTATACTCTGCAAAATGACAATACGCTCTATTTCTATGTAAGCGACACAGGCTGCGGCATATCTGAAGACCAAATCAGCTCGGTATTCGAACGGTTCGTCAAACTCAATACCTTTGCACAAGGTACAGGGCTGGGGCTATCCATTTGCCAAACCATCATTGAAGGCATGGGAGGGAAAATCGGTGTAAATTCCAAAGCCGGGGAAGGAAGCACATTCTGGTTTACATTGCCTTATCTTCAAGTGAATAAAACGAACATCGGAGAAAATGGAGAACATGCCATCATCCGTTCGATCGACAGCAAAGAGAAACTTACCATATTGATCGCAGAAGATAACGAAAGCAATTACAAGCTATTCGAATCTGTCCTAAAGAAAGAATACAACCTTATCCATGCGTGGGACGGAGAAGAAGCCGTAGAACTATTCAAAGAACATAATCCACATCTTGTTTTAATGGACATAAGTATGCCAAAAATGAACGGTTATGAAGCCACCCGGAAGATACGTGAAATATCTACCGATATTCCAGTCATGGCAGTGACCGCCTTTGCTTATGCCGAAGACGAACAACATATATTGGATAGCGGATTCAATGCTTATACATCTAAACCGATCCAACCCGGAATATTACAGAAACAGATTGTCGGCCTACTTAAAAAACATTTTATGTTCTTGTACTAA
- a CDS encoding M6 family metalloprotease domain-containing protein, which produces MKKVIFTFLLLAMISLGYSFAVPAKPTPLTMTLPDGTTLTVRLFGDEYSHYYTSLDHYLLIQDADGYFYYAESNSENKLQRSPYKVKDIDQRTLVEKNFLATIDKEHLLSLQQMQEMKSLKKKAPRKVMQKATYPTTGVQKGLVILVEYTNKKFTVENPREAFDRMMNEKDYSENGGTGSARDYFIASSNSQFQPEFDVYGPIQLAHAMSYYGANDAYGNDKAPEEMVIEACQQLDDVIDFKEYDRDNDGQIDNVYVFYAGFGEATGGSSSTVWPHSSDIYDEKLKDIELDGVRLNHYACSNELDQKKQMVGIGTFCHEFSHVLGLPDLYSTDYYVPSFTPDSWILMDRGPYNNNGKTPPYYSIYERYALGWITPQEIGKPADIKLDNISKNVGYIIKTDNENEYFLLENRQQEGWDKYIPGHGMLIWHIDYNQEVWDLNAVNNIPSHQYVDIEEADAIQTDETRAGDTFPGTSNVTSFTDDTNPSMKTWKGNGLNKPITDIEEKDGIIRFKISGGDDTSIMNTWAANDITVNVEDSKLIVTSNNPEKLPLYIMDIQGHILDKSEITAGTYSFPISDRGTYIVRIGENVYKVIR; this is translated from the coding sequence ATGAAAAAAGTCATTTTCACTTTCCTGCTTTTAGCAATGATCTCTTTAGGTTATTCATTTGCAGTTCCGGCAAAGCCAACGCCTCTCACAATGACACTACCGGATGGAACCACTCTTACAGTACGCCTTTTTGGCGATGAGTATTCTCATTACTACACCAGTCTGGATCACTACCTTCTGATCCAGGACGCTGACGGGTATTTTTATTATGCCGAGAGCAACTCGGAAAACAAGCTACAACGTTCTCCATATAAAGTAAAAGATATAGATCAACGTACATTGGTTGAAAAAAACTTTTTAGCTACTATCGATAAGGAACATTTGCTTTCATTGCAACAGATGCAGGAAATGAAGAGCCTGAAGAAAAAAGCTCCCCGCAAAGTGATGCAAAAAGCTACTTATCCTACCACGGGAGTTCAAAAAGGATTGGTTATCTTGGTGGAATATACTAACAAAAAATTCACCGTAGAAAATCCACGTGAAGCATTTGATAGAATGATGAACGAAAAAGATTACAGTGAAAACGGTGGAACAGGAAGTGCGCGCGATTACTTCATAGCAAGTTCAAACAGCCAATTCCAGCCAGAATTTGATGTATACGGGCCTATTCAGTTAGCTCATGCCATGAGTTATTATGGAGCAAATGATGCGTATGGAAATGATAAAGCACCGGAAGAAATGGTCATCGAAGCCTGCCAGCAACTGGATGACGTGATAGATTTCAAAGAATACGACCGGGACAACGACGGACAAATAGATAATGTATATGTCTTTTATGCCGGATTCGGTGAAGCAACCGGTGGGTCAAGCAGCACGGTATGGCCACACTCAAGCGATATATACGATGAAAAACTAAAAGACATAGAGCTGGATGGTGTTCGTTTAAATCACTATGCATGTTCCAATGAACTGGATCAAAAAAAGCAAATGGTGGGCATAGGAACATTCTGCCATGAATTTTCTCATGTACTTGGATTACCGGATTTATACTCTACGGACTACTATGTACCATCTTTTACTCCCGATTCTTGGATACTTATGGATAGAGGTCCCTACAACAATAACGGAAAGACTCCTCCCTACTACTCAATCTATGAAAGATATGCACTCGGATGGATCACTCCGCAAGAAATCGGAAAGCCTGCTGATATAAAACTTGATAATATCTCCAAAAATGTCGGCTATATCATCAAAACTGATAATGAAAATGAATATTTTCTGTTAGAAAACCGTCAGCAGGAAGGCTGGGACAAATATATTCCAGGACACGGAATGCTGATCTGGCACATAGATTATAATCAGGAAGTGTGGGATTTAAATGCTGTGAACAATATTCCGTCACATCAATATGTGGATATCGAAGAGGCAGATGCCATACAAACTGATGAAACAAGAGCAGGCGACACTTTTCCGGGTACAAGCAATGTAACATCTTTCACCGATGATACAAATCCCAGTATGAAAACATGGAAAGGGAACGGACTAAATAAACCGATTACCGATATCGAAGAAAAAGATGGAATTATTCGTTTTAAAATAAGCGGAGGAGACGATACATCGATCATGAATACGTGGGCCGCAAATGACATTACAGTCAATGTAGAAGATTCGAAACTAATTGTAACATCGAACAATCCGGAAAAACTTCCCTTATATATCATGGATATCCAAGGGCATATTCTTGATAAGAGTGAAATAACAGCCGGTACTTATAGTTTCCCTATTTCCGACAGAGGTACGTATATTGTTCGCATAGGCGAAAACGTATACAAAGTAATCAGATAA
- a CDS encoding choice-of-anchor J domain-containing protein, which yields MKKQLSTLLLVIMSLMMIIPSDLSAQTVRQKASTKKAKAITTLSKTDANKRKNDHARLMSIMPQAKKVGSNSNFQSMRAGGPLLLPLGHFQSPALTAGDGVTIYGSVIFGASWTNDNSPSGMYSFPASANTTLTSLMIGSNFEANGGGVYVDGKYHMVNYMDIFGFIIANYHIYNTETWETIYSADVDATSVATDMTFDPITGNVYGCFFNEDLDGYVFGTMDLETGTTTKIADLPLTMYVVAANSKGEIYGIGNDGVLYSINKSTGETTSIGNTGVSPKYIQSGTFDPKTDKLYWAASLADDTSALYEVNVSTGVATLISPFSDSEEIVGLYIPAPAAEDDAPAAVTDLTATYEKDATIGKIKFTMPDKTFIGGALNGSLSYSITFNGDEKVSGTANAGTSVEKSVTVETGMYTIGVTTSNAVGKSPLAKLSMWIGKDAPVAVQNLKLVKGDVENKLMLSWKAPVKGINDGYFDPTTLNYKVVRYPGKVVVADKIAITSFSEVVNPESLANYWYEVTAFAGSLEGETSASNKIALGNALTVPYLESFDIRENFELFTVIDANNDGKTWNYDATNFAVKCDYSSANEKDEWLISPPVTLGVDHLYKLYFKVKCANSSYPERVKVAFGKDKTVEAMTSELIPPTNIENEDYINMEATIKAPAAGDYYIGIQACSDADMFNLFVDDFEIELSSAIGAPAEVNGLKAVAAAQGKLETTISFITPNKAINGSVLTSLSKVELYRENDLIKIFNTPAVGTELTYTDKEAKQGTNVYTVVASNGAGAGAEAKTSVYAGIDTPAVPINVVLKEVNGKAVLTWEAPSIGEAGGYIDPATLKYYIKRNDNTIVAESISELTFTDEPDLSGGQKFVYYFVYAESIAGIGYGTPSNSLIMGTPYDLPFVESFAGAELSKGPWVLTTIVGDASWTLAESGEYPDVDPQDNDGGLASFVPGSKEGDAKRLSSGKISLKGSVNPALEFYYYFVPGATEKLIVEVAKESGDFEAVRTINLAPSSIAEGWTKVTIPLKDFISAEFIQIGFQGVTVEGGYNLHLDNIKVRNLLDYDIMATAINAPKTIKVGESKDISVTIMNNGLKEAKDYTVELYRNGKMVNSLVGETLTVNATKTYKFTETPTIDFDASVTYYSVVNYAADLDQNNNKTTEAVVAVKLPTYPTITDLVGMSTDNKVVLSWSEPDYTGGVAEPITDDIEEYDAFIIDNVGEWTLVDVDGGKATYGIDNGAGSIIKYDNAGAPMAFQVFNPSAAGIAVADESGVPTAWAPHSGEQMFAAFADEDGQNDDWLISPELPGTAQTISFFAKSVTDIYGLETLEVLFSSTNSDVQSFSRVNDAAIINEVPVEWTKITAQLPAGTKFFAIRCTSTDQFALLIDDITYTPASATPEELSLVGYNVYRDGEKITPVAGVESTYTDATITKDGDYKYKVTTVYDKGESVYSNEVTVNVVLTSIDQVLEGVANAFGIRHAIEIRHAASMDICIYTIDGKLVYKGMGEDLVTVPVADGKYVVKVGNKVVKILVK from the coding sequence ATGAAAAAACAGTTATCTACTCTATTATTAGTCATCATGTCTTTAATGATGATTATACCAAGTGATTTATCTGCTCAAACGGTAAGGCAAAAAGCCAGTACAAAAAAGGCTAAAGCGATTACTACTCTATCGAAAACGGATGCTAACAAACGTAAGAATGATCATGCACGTTTAATGTCAATTATGCCGCAGGCAAAGAAAGTGGGCAGTAACTCTAATTTTCAGAGTATGCGCGCAGGGGGACCGCTTCTCTTGCCTTTAGGGCATTTCCAATCACCTGCTTTGACAGCAGGAGACGGTGTTACCATCTATGGTAGCGTTATTTTTGGGGCTAGTTGGACAAACGATAACAGTCCTTCGGGAATGTATTCTTTTCCTGCTTCTGCCAACACTACTTTGACTTCTTTGATGATAGGAAGCAATTTTGAAGCGAATGGTGGAGGAGTTTATGTAGACGGCAAATACCATATGGTGAATTATATGGATATTTTCGGGTTTATAATTGCGAATTACCACATTTATAATACGGAAACATGGGAAACGATATACAGTGCTGATGTCGATGCAACGAGTGTTGCTACGGATATGACTTTTGATCCTATTACCGGCAATGTATATGGTTGTTTCTTTAATGAAGATTTAGACGGATATGTGTTCGGCACAATGGATTTGGAAACGGGGACAACCACGAAGATAGCCGATCTCCCGTTGACTATGTATGTTGTAGCTGCCAATTCGAAAGGAGAAATTTATGGCATTGGAAATGATGGTGTCTTGTACAGCATTAACAAGTCGACAGGAGAAACTACCAGTATCGGGAATACGGGTGTGAGTCCGAAATACATCCAGTCGGGAACTTTTGATCCTAAAACTGATAAGCTTTATTGGGCTGCGTCGCTTGCTGATGATACTTCCGCCCTTTATGAAGTAAATGTGTCAACAGGTGTCGCCACATTGATTTCTCCATTCTCGGATAGTGAAGAAATAGTAGGTTTGTATATTCCGGCTCCGGCTGCCGAAGATGATGCTCCGGCAGCGGTTACTGATCTGACTGCTACTTATGAGAAGGATGCTACTATTGGGAAAATCAAGTTTACAATGCCTGACAAGACTTTTATCGGTGGAGCATTGAATGGGTCTCTTTCTTATAGTATTACTTTCAATGGTGACGAAAAAGTCAGCGGAACAGCAAATGCGGGCACTTCGGTTGAAAAATCTGTTACTGTTGAAACCGGCATGTATACCATTGGTGTCACAACATCAAATGCTGTGGGTAAAAGTCCTCTTGCAAAACTCAGTATGTGGATTGGTAAAGACGCTCCGGTAGCCGTACAAAACCTTAAGTTGGTGAAAGGAGATGTTGAAAATAAACTGATGTTAAGTTGGAAAGCACCGGTCAAAGGTATAAATGACGGATATTTTGATCCAACAACTCTTAATTACAAAGTAGTTCGTTACCCTGGAAAGGTTGTGGTGGCTGATAAGATTGCAATAACATCTTTCTCCGAAGTGGTGAATCCGGAAAGCTTGGCGAATTATTGGTACGAGGTAACCGCATTTGCAGGTAGTCTTGAAGGTGAAACATCGGCTTCCAATAAGATTGCTTTAGGAAATGCATTAACCGTGCCTTATCTGGAAAGTTTCGATATAAGAGAAAACTTTGAATTGTTTACTGTCATCGATGCTAACAATGATGGCAAAACATGGAATTACGATGCAACGAACTTTGCTGTTAAATGTGATTATAGTTCTGCCAATGAAAAAGACGAATGGCTAATCTCGCCTCCTGTCACATTAGGTGTGGATCATCTGTATAAATTATATTTCAAAGTGAAATGTGCAAATTCTTCCTATCCTGAAAGAGTAAAAGTTGCATTTGGAAAAGATAAGACTGTAGAAGCAATGACTTCGGAACTTATTCCTCCTACAAATATTGAAAATGAAGATTATATAAATATGGAGGCAACTATTAAGGCACCTGCGGCAGGTGATTATTATATAGGAATTCAGGCTTGTAGTGATGCGGATATGTTCAATCTCTTTGTTGATGATTTTGAAATAGAATTGAGTTCTGCCATAGGCGCTCCGGCTGAGGTAAACGGGTTGAAGGCTGTTGCAGCGGCACAGGGCAAACTGGAAACTACCATTTCGTTTATAACTCCGAATAAAGCTATAAACGGTAGTGTATTGACGAGTCTTAGCAAGGTAGAGTTGTACCGGGAAAATGATCTGATTAAGATCTTTAATACACCGGCTGTCGGAACGGAACTTACTTATACGGATAAAGAGGCAAAGCAAGGCACTAATGTTTATACAGTAGTAGCCAGCAATGGTGCAGGTGCTGGTGCCGAAGCAAAGACAAGCGTTTATGCAGGGATCGATACTCCAGCTGTTCCTATAAATGTAGTTTTAAAAGAAGTTAATGGTAAAGCAGTATTAACTTGGGAAGCTCCCTCCATTGGTGAAGCGGGTGGTTATATTGATCCGGCTACTCTCAAATATTATATAAAGAGAAATGATAATACAATTGTTGCGGAAAGCATTTCTGAACTTACATTTACCGATGAGCCGGATTTAAGTGGTGGACAAAAATTTGTATATTACTTTGTATATGCTGAGTCAATAGCAGGTATAGGATATGGTACACCTTCCAATTCTCTCATTATGGGTACTCCATATGATTTACCGTTTGTAGAATCATTTGCGGGAGCCGAATTGAGTAAAGGTCCTTGGGTACTCACTACAATTGTAGGTGATGCTTCATGGACTTTGGCAGAAAGTGGTGAATATCCGGATGTTGATCCACAGGATAATGACGGAGGTTTAGCTTCGTTTGTTCCGGGAAGTAAAGAAGGTGATGCTAAACGCTTGTCGTCCGGTAAGATTAGTTTGAAAGGTAGTGTAAATCCTGCATTGGAATTTTACTATTATTTTGTTCCGGGAGCTACTGAGAAGTTGATAGTAGAAGTTGCTAAGGAGAGTGGAGATTTTGAAGCGGTTCGAACTATCAATCTCGCGCCAAGTTCCATTGCTGAAGGTTGGACAAAAGTAACGATTCCTTTGAAAGACTTTATTTCTGCTGAATTTATCCAAATCGGCTTCCAAGGTGTAACCGTGGAAGGTGGATATAATCTGCATCTGGATAATATCAAAGTAAGAAATCTGTTGGATTATGACATTATGGCAACTGCTATTAATGCCCCAAAGACCATCAAAGTGGGAGAAAGTAAAGATATCTCTGTGACAATAATGAATAACGGACTTAAAGAAGCAAAAGACTATACGGTAGAATTATATCGAAATGGTAAGATGGTAAACAGCCTAGTTGGTGAGACTTTGACCGTAAATGCAACAAAGACTTATAAGTTCACCGAGACTCCGACAATTGACTTTGATGCTTCCGTTACTTATTATTCGGTTGTTAATTATGCTGCCGATTTGGATCAGAACAATAATAAGACGACTGAAGCCGTTGTTGCCGTTAAGTTACCTACTTATCCGACAATTACCGATTTGGTAGGGATGTCTACGGATAATAAGGTGGTGCTGAGCTGGAGTGAACCGGATTATACAGGTGGCGTAGCCGAACCAATTACGGATGATATTGAAGAATATGATGCATTTATCATTGATAATGTAGGCGAGTGGACGCTGGTCGATGTGGATGGTGGTAAAGCCACTTATGGAATCGATAACGGAGCGGGCAGTATCATAAAATATGATAATGCCGGTGCGCCTATGGCATTCCAGGTATTCAATCCTTCTGCTGCCGGCATTGCGGTAGCTGATGAAAGCGGTGTGCCTACTGCATGGGCTCCTCATTCGGGAGAACAGATGTTTGCTGCATTTGCCGATGAAGATGGTCAAAATGATGACTGGCTCATTTCACCCGAACTTCCGGGAACTGCACAGACTATTTCTTTCTTTGCAAAGAGCGTTACGGATATATATGGTTTAGAAACTTTAGAAGTATTGTTTTCCTCGACCAATAGCGATGTGCAAAGCTTTAGTAGAGTCAATGATGCGGCTATTATCAATGAGGTGCCGGTAGAATGGACTAAGATAACGGCTCAATTGCCTGCAGGTACGAAGTTTTTCGCTATTCGTTGTACATCCACTGATCAGTTTGCTCTTTTGATTGACGATATCACTTATACACCTGCTTCCGCAACTCCCGAAGAATTGAGTTTGGTAGGTTATAACGTATATCGTGATGGCGAGAAGATCACACCGGTAGCCGGAGTTGAATCAACTTATACCGATGCTACTATTACCAAAGACGGTGATTACAAGTATAAAGTCACTACCGTATATGATAAGGGCGAGTCTGTTTATTCAAATGAAGTGACGGTGAACGTGGTATTGACTTCTATCGATCAGGTGCTTGAAGGAGTAGCCAATGCATTTGGAATCCGCCATGCGATTGAAATCCGCCATGCTGCCAGTATGGATATTTGTATTTACACCATTGATGGTAAGCTGGTTTATAAAGGAATGGGTGAAGACCTAGTTACGGTACCTGTAGCAGACGGTAAATATGTTGTTAAGGTAGGTAATAAAGTTGTGAAAATACTTGTTAAGTAA